Within Oryzias melastigma strain HK-1 unplaced genomic scaffold, ASM292280v2 sc00260, whole genome shotgun sequence, the genomic segment cctctaaacacagtcacagtgaagcagaatgaactaatatcagtcagaatgtgatgaacatcaggtctgaagaggttaaacagactgatgctgcctcctcttctgctgacaatccaaactaaatactgtcatgttctttcaaagacaaactcattttcttaaaagatttggtttaaagatattcacatgtattttgagcataaacaatatgaaatattttattttgtgtgtttagctcatctttacagaaacagcacatgtacaaatatttttgagtgaaatctattttcttttcttacaatttcagtttggattaatggtgacatcatttccatttggcaCCAGAAGGACAGTTCAACAAAACCACCACAGCGACGTGAGCTCGGCGAGGACCCACATCACCTGGTTCAGCTGAGGCGGACGCTGgtggaaatcttttatttttaattctatgaggaagagcagctcctggttctcTCATCACTATGGAGGACGTGAACGGGGACATCTGGAGTCTGGAGCTGTCATGGGGATCGGAGAGAACGTCCAGCGGCTGCACACTCTTCAACCCagcaataaactttttttctctttcatttcttactgaattttttttcagtagatagaaatgtactctttaggatcatttattaggttctttaaatataaaaacagacagtattATCATATATGATGTTTTCTAACCATGACATGTGTAAAGAGGTCCCTACTTTGAATAAAGCGAAACTAATACTGAATTTTCAATGATTaatgtttgtgatgtttttaatcatttcatctgcttcaaaaataaattttgtacgatctgactttgacccacatttccttttgtcttacctatatgctaaaacagtgaataaacagaagagactggtcactcaaatatgttaaacattatttttattgaatcacacaCATCAGCAAGAGTCAAATTCATatgttaaaattagaattttactgcctttaaatgtaaatgttgttttggattataaatccactcaccagcagaagcagacctgaagaggaacatacaagacaaacattagatacaattttaaaaaatgacatttcatatacattaaaatcaaaggataaagctaaatataacatgtacacatttgttcaaaattaaatatttaacttatATGTTCTTATTTACTGAAAGTTTTCTGTCTTCACATTTTAACTTCACATGAAGAGATTCTGGTGTTACTGTAGTAGATCTGAATCATGTCCTTATATGTTATAACTTTGTGATTAAAGAAAAGAACtatcaataaaaatactgagaaaatgtcattttttaaacttaaaaaattaatgttgctgagaattttaaaaaatcgaattactggaactaaaataaataatcataatatacattaatgatttatttccggcaaatataaagttattcttttagtacttaccggagaaaagacaccagatgactcccagagagcgtattagaacagtttacatcacggcagcaggacaaaaactgaaatatagcgctcatgctaacgctaaatctGCAGCAGACAGCAAAACACCGGAGCACAgctcccagaatccaccgcGATCGACACCTGTCAGTCAAAGGCCGCGCCCCCTCATTAAGcgaaaataaatgctgttttaaaaaaaaattacaaacttagaaaaaaattcactcccctcagagttgtcatggatcaaatatgcagctattgatgaaataaaaactttaagcaccaggcattaaaggggtttattagagggctgaaaatgaggattttaacatgggagtctatgggaatttgctcactctaagcaccagcctctctggtcagtgccggtacttcaacgttttgttacttcctggttggcTTCACGTATCACCTGCCAGTGTTGGGGGTTGGTATCCATCTGTGAAAACGTTATTGTGTCAGTATTAGGGCTCACAATACCAAGTGATTCACGATATACGGCTCACGATACCAACAGTATTGCAATATggtaaacattgcaataatcaatatattaatTTGGCAATTTATGATATATAACTATATTAAACACaacacatatatttttatttttttctaaatcttttttagaataatttaaaacaacatgTTAATTCAATGccctttccaacattaaaatacaattatcaATAATACTAACATGTCTTTAccataattacatacattttaaggtaataaacaaataagctaATAAACAAAACTCTAGTTAGGAACCAGAATGAAGAGTAAATCAAATGgtctcacttcaaagagcaataaatgtggaaacaTTGTATGGAGTtatatttgtgccaccatattgcaagcaaaagtcatagttttgagatcaaaattttttaagttgcaaacaaaatgttaagtttgtcaaaaaatttttttttttttttttgcctttgcaacttttttttgtgtgtgtcaggacaaaaaaaaaagttgcgaacaaacgtttttagatgcgtagtgGCTCATCTTCCATTCACCCCATCTTTGGCTTTgcgtttaactttttttctcagtgttACATTTGTGCCAGCCtcctgattggtctagattctatccaataaAGTGCCGTGCATTCAGACAGGACCCCAACCGGCCAAGAGCTGCCATGTTTAACGGTCAATGAGCGTAGCGCAAGAACGGAAAGTAAGTATCTTTTTAATTAATACTGTGTGTCGTTTATACTTTCTTatgtgtactttaaaaaaataaagaaaaaaaattatatatatatatatatatatatatatatatatatatttccttttttgagtTCTATAAATGTCAAtgtatttcctttaaaaaaatgtatctaaaaaagTTAATCACCTTAATCATTTATTGCATCTAATTGATATTTAATTTCacaatttgtgtttctttactaattttttttcacagatctTTTCCTGGATACTTTAAGCCGACATTTGCTCGTGGAAAAAAGAGATGTCTGACTCCAAAAGTTTATCTAAAGAAACAAAGCAAGACGGTATCACTTAGTTTTTATCTACTACCCAAAAACACCTCTTACACACCCCTGCCCTCTGAGGAACTTTAACTCCTTCAAGCTGGCATGGGGAGGCAAAGTGTGTGTCTCCCAGAGGACTCTAATCATACAGAGGTATagttatctttcttttttattttgctaagtTGTCTCTTTAATTGTATTTAGAGAAATATATTATTACTTGTTATAAATACAGATTTCGAAGTTACTGGTTGAAGCATTCCCCAAAATGGCAGATCTTTGTGGATGATGGCTGTTCTGCCCTCACTATCACACCGGGGTGCAGCTATGCAGACAGATGACTCTTGCACACGTGACATGCGTTTGTCCCTTTAATTTGGACGTGCTCCACAAGTACAAAGagtaaactgtaaaataaacatacattttgtcTTAGAATTACTGTGTATCAAACTGCTTAAACATATTTCTTTGTTATCAGAACAATAAACAttgcaaaataaatgatgaataaaCTAAATAACAGCAGTAGAGGGgctaattccaaattagcattagaaaaatcatttacagaaaataatctCAGTTAACTAGATAAATACATTgatataactaaaataaatactcacAAACAATGCTTTCTGTGAGCAACAACAAGGATGGGCTTAGATTCTGTCTTTTCCTTGGCCATCTGTAGACTGAAGTGAACATGAGGGTGGAACTTCCTGTTGATGAGCTTGAGCTCCCCCTATTGGCTACAGTCATTGAACTTCTCACTCCAGAACaatgcagcgccctctgctggtgaggAGTAATCCTATCCAGCACATTCCCCGTCTGACATCTTTAGATGTCATGCCAAGTTCACTTTTCAACTGTTCTGTCCTTGGCATGTGGCAACAAGAGCACTGTTCCCGTTATGGGCCTCAAAAAGGTTTTACACTCTCCTCCAGAAGCAATCTTCACTTCCACCTTTCTGACATTGCCATCCTGACTTGCAAAGGTGTTGGTCACGACTCCCACAGGCCATTGGTTCCGTTGAAGCTGACTGTCCTTTAACAGCACCAAATCTCCAATGTGCAAGTTAGGCCTCTTGGAGCACCACTTCCTGCGACTCTGTAGGGTAGAGAGGTATTGATTCTTCCATTGATGCCAAAAAACCTCGGACAGATGTTGAACCTGTCTCCATTGTCGTCTGTACAGATCACTCTCTTCAAACTCCCCAGCCGGAGCAGCTGGTACAGCAACCTTCTGAGTAAGCAGAGTCGCGGGCGTCAAGATAGAAGGAAAGCTGGGGTCAGTAGAGACCGGAATTAGGGGTCGTGAATTGACAATAGCAGTTACTTCTGCCATGAGGGTTGACAGCACTTCATGGGAAAGCTGTCTTGATGAGATGTTCATCAACATGGAGTCAAGTATGCGTCTTGTCACCCCAATGAGACGTTCCCAGCTGCCCCCCATGTGAGAGGCTCGAGGGGGATTAAAGACCCAGGTGCACTCGTGTTCAGTCAAGAAGTTCTGGATCTTTGCACTGTTGCAGTGGGTGGAACTGATGCCAAGGTCTTTACATGCGCCCACGAAGTTGGTTCCACAGTCAGACCTGAACTGCTTCACTGGTCCCCGAATGGAAACGAATCGTCTCAGTGCATTGATAAAACTTGAGGCATCCATGGACTCCACCAGCTCAATATGAATGGCTCTGGTGCTCATACAGCTGAAAAGGACGGCCCATCGTTTACTGCTGCTGTGTCCTCCACGAGTACGTCTTGCAGTAACACTCCAAGGTCCAAATATATCAAGGCCTACGTAGGAGAAAGGAGGCTGGGTACTGAGACGGTCTTTTGGAAGGTCCCCCATTTCTTGTGTTTCTGTCTTCCATCGAAGTTTCCGACAAATGACACAGTTATGGATGACAGAACTGATGCATTGCTTCCCTCCAACGATCCAAAACCCAGCTGATCTCACAGCACCCTCTGTGAAATGACGTCCTTGGTGCTGAACTTGTTGGTGATAATGTCGTATTAGTAGAACGGACATGTGTTGTTTTCGAGGGATGATGAGTGGGTTCTTTTCATCACTTTCAATGTCAGCCTGTGTGAGACGACCTCCAACCCGTAAGCAGCCAGCTTTGTCCAAAAAGGGGGACAACTTTTTTAATCCACTCTTTTCTGGCAGCTCTTTTCCTGCACAAAGCTGAACAAAGGCTTCAGGGAATTCCTTGTATTGTGCACTGCGTATGATGACGAACTTTGCTTTGGTTTGATCTTCGGGGCTTACGTTTCTGCACATATGCCACCCCCTTTTACAATTTCCTGTGTTTTTCTGCTTGAAGGAGCTTATAATGTGTATCAGTCTTGCGATAGTTCTCACAAGTGACTTCCAAGATGAATATGACTCAAAACGTGTAACATCTAGGGGAGCTTCAACTGTCTTTGTTGCACAGGAGGTCACATTTGGGCGAATGTCTGGATCGGACTCTGGACTGATCAGATCGAAATGCGTGTCATTACCATCTGTCTGTTCAGCTGGTTTCAACAGAAAGTCTGGTCCTTTTAGCCACATGCTGGACATCAGGCTGTTTGCGGGTATTGACCTTGATGCAACGTCTGCTGGGTTTGCATTTGTGGGGACATAGTTCCACTGCTTTGGGGAGGATGACCTCCTGATCTTCTGCACACGGTTGCTTACATATACGTAGAACCTTCTTGATTCATTACGTATGTAACCAAGTACGACCTTACTGTCTGTAAAAAACTTCACAGAGTGGAAATGAATGTCCATACACTCCGCCAGCAACTCTGCAATCTCCACTGCCAGCACTGCTGCACAGAGTTCGAGTCTTGGAATAGTGACTTCTGGTTGCGGAGCTAGTTTGGCCTTTCCAAACACAAATCCAAGATCGCTCTTACCCTGAATATTGGTGACTTTAACGTAGGCTACTGCTGCAATTGCCATTGTGGAGGCATCTGAGAAAATGCAGAGCTCGCGATGTGTTGAAGTGCTGAGAGATGTGTTCGTGTACATGCGTGGGACACCGACCTTCTCAAGTTCTTTCAGAGAGTTTGTCCACTCGCACCATTTATCGCGTTTCCCTTCAGGGAGTGGGTCATCCCAGTTGCCTTGCTCCATCGTAAGTTCTCTCAGTAAGGCTCTGCCACGAATGACGACTGGAGCAGCTAACCCAAGAGGGTCGTACAAACTGTTCACTGTGGATAACACCCCTCTCCGAGTGTAAGGTTTTTTCTCCGCTGACACTTGGAAGCTGAACACATCTCTGGTGATGTCCCAAATTATCCCAAGACTCCGTTGCATGGGCGGGAAGTCAGTTCCAAGGTCGAGGTCCTTCAGGCCAGTGGCCAGATCTTCCTTTGGAAATGCATTCATTACGTCGACACTGTTGGAGGCAATCTTGTGC encodes:
- the LOC118598249 gene encoding uncharacterized protein LOC118598249; the encoded protein is MGDLPKDRLSTQPPFSYVGLDIFGPWSVTARRTRGGHSSSKRWAVLFSCMSTRAIHIELVESMDASSFINALRRFVSIRGPVKQFRSDCGTNFVGACKDLGISSTHCNSAKIQNFLTEHECTWVFNPPRASHMGGSWERLIGVTRRILDSMLMNISSRQLSHEVLSTLMAEVTAIVNSRPLIPVSTDPSFPSILTPATLLTQKVAVPAAPAGEFEESDLYRRQWRQVQHLSEVFWHQWKNQYLSTLQSRRKWCSKRPNLHIGDLVLLKDSQLQRNQWPVGVVTNTFASQDGNVRKVEVKIASGGECKTFLRPITGTVLLLPHAKDRTVEK